The Candidatus Planktophila sp. genome has a segment encoding these proteins:
- a CDS encoding DUF6504 family protein has product MTQINSAHDVMIDGATTPIEFTFKGKRFRIHAVLSRWCEAGGWWNRISDGKYRPDDAARAVWRVEAAPLGALTTFELERDELSGQWIIRSI; this is encoded by the coding sequence ATGACCCAGATTAACTCCGCCCACGATGTCATGATCGATGGTGCAACTACTCCTATCGAGTTTACATTCAAGGGCAAGCGCTTTCGTATCCACGCAGTTTTATCTAGATGGTGCGAAGCTGGAGGTTGGTGGAATCGAATTAGCGATGGAAAGTATCGCCCCGATGATGCCGCTCGTGCAGTCTGGCGCGTTGAGGCGGCCCCTCTTGGTGCTCTTACAACCTTTGAATTAGAGCGCGATGAACTCAGCGGTCAATGGATTATTAGATCGATATGA